The nucleotide sequence CTCCCGATACGGCGGCCTACCTCGACGTCCGGAACGTGACCAAGACCTTCGGTCGCTTCAGGGCTCTGGACGATGTCAGCTTCTCGGTCTCGGCCGGAGAGTTCGTGACCATTCTCGGCCCCAGCGGCTGCGGCAAGACCACTATCCTGCGGGTCATCGCCGGACTGGAAAAACAGGACGCGGGCAGTATTCACATCAGGGGGCACGATGTCGGAATACTGCCGGTTTCCAGGCGCAACATCGGCATCGTGTTCCAGAACTATGCGCTCTTCCCGAACCTCACCGCCGCTGCCAATGTGGCCTACGGCCTGACTGGAAGCATGAGTGAACGGCGCCTGGTCCAGGGCCGGGTCGAGGAGCTCCTCGACCTAGTCGGGCTGACCGGCATGGGCGAAAAGTATCCGGCCCAGTTATCCGGAGGCCAACAACAGCGGGTCGCTTTGGCCCGGGCCATGGCCCTGTCCCCCAGTCTCCTGCTACTGGACGAGCCCCTTTCGGCCCTGGACGCCAAGGTCCGTATTCTTTTGCGAAGCGAAATCCGCCGCCTGCAAAAACGGCTGAACATCACCACCATCATGGTCACCCACGATCAGGAGGAGGCCCTGACCATGGCCGACCGCATCCTGGTCATGAATCAGGGCCGAGCGGCCCAGTACGGCACCCCTCTGGACATCTACGACCGCCCGGTCTCGCCATTCGTGGCCTCGTTCATCGGGTCCATGAACTTCATCCCCGGGGCCCGGGCCATCGACACCGGTAGTGTTTCGCTGGGAGGACTGACCCTTTTCCTGGACAACGGAGACAACGGTCGGGACATTGAGCGTAACGCCAGGATGGCCGTTGCCATCCGCCCCGAGGACGTGCTCATCGCTCCCGGGGCCAGAGCCGGGAAAAACCGGGTTCCCAACGAGGTCCGCGCCAAGGTCAGGTTCATGGAATATCGAGGGGCCGTCTACCGGGTCCAGATGGACCTATGGCTCGAACATGGCAGCGAGGCCCCCATAGAGGCCGAGATCCCCACGGAAAAAATCCGTCGTCTGTCCGTCCGCGAGGACAGTCTTTTGGACCTGGTCCTTCCCCCCGACCGCCTGCGAGTCTATCCCATGGACCAGACCGGAATTCACGCCTGATGCCTGGACGTGAAGGAGTCGGGCCTATGGGGCCCGGACCGGCCTCGAAACCAAACCTGGATATAGGGATATGGGCCAGGCGGGGGCTCATTGTACTGCTTTGCCTCTGGCTTCTGGTGGCCGTGGTTCTGCCCCTGTACGCACTGCTCTCCAAGGCCATGCTGAACGAACAGGGCCATTTTGTCGGAATGGCAAATTTCGTCAGGTATTTCCAGACTCCGTCCCTGTCGAATTCTCTGACCAACTCTCTCACGGTGGCCGTGACGACCACCTTTTTCTCGGTCGGCCTCGGTTTTGCCTTTGCCTATGCCCTGACCAGGACCTGCATCCCCTTCAAGGGCCTCCTGAAGAGCCTAGTCCTGATTCCTCTCTTTGCTCCGACCCTCTTGAACGGCATAGCCCTTATCTATCTCTTCGGAAACAAGGGGCTGATCACCAGAGGGTTCTTCGGAACCCTGCCGGGTTTCGATATAGGACTCTACGGGGCCACTGGCATCATCATCTCCGAAATTATCTACACCTTCCCCCAGGCCACGCTCATCCTCTGTGTCGCCCTCTCAATTACCGACGCCAGACTCTACGAGGCCGCGGCCTCGCTGGGGGCATCCAGATGGCGGATTTTCAAGACCGTGACTCTTCCCTCGGTCAAGTATGGGTT is from Deltaproteobacteria bacterium and encodes:
- a CDS encoding putative 2-aminoethylphosphonate ABC transporter ATP-binding protein — translated: MDTSPDTAAYLDVRNVTKTFGRFRALDDVSFSVSAGEFVTILGPSGCGKTTILRVIAGLEKQDAGSIHIRGHDVGILPVSRRNIGIVFQNYALFPNLTAAANVAYGLTGSMSERRLVQGRVEELLDLVGLTGMGEKYPAQLSGGQQQRVALARAMALSPSLLLLDEPLSALDAKVRILLRSEIRRLQKRLNITTIMVTHDQEEALTMADRILVMNQGRAAQYGTPLDIYDRPVSPFVASFIGSMNFIPGARAIDTGSVSLGGLTLFLDNGDNGRDIERNARMAVAIRPEDVLIAPGARAGKNRVPNEVRAKVRFMEYRGAVYRVQMDLWLEHGSEAPIEAEIPTEKIRRLSVREDSLLDLVLPPDRLRVYPMDQTGIHA